The Romeriopsis navalis LEGE 11480 genome has a segment encoding these proteins:
- a CDS encoding alpha-amylase family protein produces the protein MQKLKLLICATITFIFVTISSYMAFPMPSARADVILHAFDWSYQDIADNAEGISAAGYKAVLVTPPLKSQKSSCEWFQRYQPQDFRVVDNCDGNKESFINAIEALDREGVQTYADVVVNHMANERDGATTFPGSDTLQEYDDYNNYWKNQILYGDTDGNGILDNGFLPDDGKSDGLFDSNDFHDAKCISDYNNRDAVIFDRLCKGENDRGLPDLKDSEPGKNWVNDQRKQYIQALYNLGVRGFRIDAAKHMPLGAIEYFVPDQVAKNSQMFAEIITSGGTTDLEYQLFLKPYLSQLPEEFGAYDFPLLKAIKNAFAFGKPLSDVANPYATGNALENTRAVTVVVTHDIPYNDIFRNNIFDPKDEDLAYAYIMGRDGGTPLVFDDGSAGQSDGGRWVGVWKKDMMKRMIDFHNHMQGKPMEVLAADECALLWRRDEDGIVGINKCVDERSLTVDTSFKLKWNYPYTDILTGNLLPEIQGPSYTFKLPARSASMWLD, from the coding sequence ATGCAGAAACTTAAACTCTTAATCTGTGCAACAATTACCTTCATCTTTGTCACGATTTCAAGCTACATGGCCTTTCCCATGCCATCGGCCAGGGCAGATGTGATCTTACACGCGTTTGATTGGTCTTACCAAGATATCGCTGACAATGCAGAAGGCATTTCAGCCGCGGGTTATAAAGCTGTCTTAGTTACACCACCTTTGAAATCCCAAAAGAGCTCTTGTGAGTGGTTTCAGCGTTATCAACCCCAGGATTTTCGTGTTGTTGATAATTGTGATGGCAACAAAGAAAGTTTTATCAATGCTATTGAAGCCTTGGATAGAGAAGGGGTGCAAACATATGCAGATGTTGTAGTTAATCACATGGCGAATGAGCGCGATGGTGCAACCACCTTCCCTGGTAGTGATACGCTGCAAGAATATGATGACTATAACAATTATTGGAAAAATCAAATCCTTTATGGAGATACTGATGGGAATGGTATTCTTGACAATGGTTTTTTACCTGACGATGGTAAAAGCGATGGCCTATTCGATTCTAATGATTTTCATGATGCGAAATGCATTAGTGATTACAACAATAGAGATGCTGTTATTTTTGATCGTCTTTGCAAAGGCGAAAATGATCGCGGTTTACCTGATTTAAAAGATAGTGAACCTGGCAAAAATTGGGTTAACGATCAACGCAAACAATATATACAGGCCCTTTACAACTTAGGTGTGCGCGGATTCCGAATTGATGCTGCTAAACATATGCCCCTGGGTGCTATTGAGTATTTCGTCCCTGATCAAGTTGCAAAAAACTCTCAGATGTTTGCCGAAATTATCACTTCAGGTGGAACAACAGATTTAGAGTATCAACTATTTCTCAAACCATATTTAAGTCAACTCCCTGAAGAATTTGGAGCTTATGATTTTCCCTTACTCAAAGCCATCAAAAATGCTTTTGCTTTTGGGAAACCACTATCGGATGTCGCAAACCCCTATGCAACTGGTAATGCTCTGGAAAATACTCGAGCAGTGACTGTTGTCGTTACTCATGACATTCCTTATAACGATATCTTTAGAAATAACATTTTTGATCCAAAAGATGAAGATCTGGCATATGCCTACATCATGGGACGAGATGGAGGCACTCCTTTAGTTTTTGATGATGGATCAGCAGGTCAATCCGATGGTGGTCGCTGGGTGGGGGTGTGGAAGAAGGATATGATGAAACGCATGATTGATTTCCATAACCATATGCAGGGCAAGCCGATGGAAGTCCTTGCAGCAGATGAATGCGCATTGCTATGGCGCCGTGATGAGGATGGAATTGTTGGTATCAATAAGTGTGTGGACGAGCGTTCTCTAACAGTCGATACGAGTTTCAAGCTTAAGTGGAATTATCCCTACACAGATATCCTGACTGGCAATTTGCTTCCTGAAATTCAAGGTCCTAGCTATACGTTTAAGCTGCCTGCTCGCAGTGCAAG